A DNA window from Microcystis aeruginosa NIES-843 contains the following coding sequences:
- the argH gene encoding argininosuccinate lyase, translated as MTAKKTWSDRFEGSLHPTIVEFNASIGFDIELIEYDLTGSIAHAKMLAYTGIISPEEADSLVSGLEQIRQEYRTGNFNPGIDQEDVHFAVERRLTEIVGDVGKKLHTARSRNDQVGTDIRLYLRQQIDDIRQEIRNFQQALVNHAENHLETLIPGYTHLQRAQPISLAHHLLAYFQMAERDHQRLGQIRARTNISPLGCGALAGTTFPIDRHYSANLLDFEQVYNNSLDGVSDRDFAIEFMTAASLIMVHLSRLSEEMILWASQEFSFITLTDSCATGSSIMPQKKNPDVPELVRGKTGRVFGHLQALLTLMKGLPLAYNKDLQEDKEALFDGVKTVRICLQAMTVLLATGIQFKTDRLANAVAEDFSNATDVADYLASKGIPFREAYNLVGKVVKSSLAAGKLLKDLTLTEWQELHPAFEADIYDAIAPRQVVAARNSYGGTGFEEVRSALIQAKAILDHRKFWV; from the coding sequence GTGACAGCAAAGAAAACTTGGAGCGATCGCTTTGAAGGTAGTCTCCATCCTACGATCGTGGAATTTAACGCCAGTATTGGCTTTGATATCGAATTAATCGAGTATGATCTCACCGGATCAATCGCTCACGCTAAAATGCTCGCCTATACGGGTATTATCAGTCCCGAAGAAGCAGATAGTCTCGTCTCTGGATTGGAACAAATTCGTCAAGAATACCGCACCGGCAACTTTAACCCCGGCATCGATCAAGAGGACGTGCATTTTGCCGTAGAACGTCGTTTAACCGAGATTGTGGGAGATGTGGGCAAAAAACTGCACACGGCCCGTTCGCGCAACGATCAGGTAGGAACGGATATACGTCTGTATCTTAGACAACAAATCGATGATATTAGGCAAGAAATTCGCAATTTTCAGCAAGCTTTAGTCAATCACGCCGAAAACCATCTGGAAACCCTGATCCCCGGTTACACCCACCTACAGCGCGCTCAACCGATTAGTTTAGCCCATCATCTCCTCGCTTATTTTCAAATGGCCGAACGGGATCACCAAAGATTAGGGCAAATTCGCGCCAGGACTAATATTTCGCCCCTAGGATGTGGTGCTTTAGCGGGGACGACTTTTCCTATTGATCGTCATTACAGCGCCAATTTACTCGATTTTGAGCAGGTGTATAACAATAGTCTCGATGGAGTTAGCGATCGAGATTTTGCCATTGAATTTATGACGGCCGCTAGTCTGATTATGGTCCACCTGAGCCGTTTGAGCGAAGAAATGATTCTCTGGGCTTCCCAAGAATTTAGTTTTATCACTCTCACCGATAGTTGTGCCACGGGATCTAGCATTATGCCCCAGAAAAAAAACCCCGATGTTCCCGAATTGGTGCGCGGCAAAACAGGGCGGGTTTTTGGGCATTTACAGGCGTTATTGACCTTAATGAAGGGTTTACCCCTAGCCTATAACAAAGACTTGCAGGAGGACAAGGAGGCGTTATTTGATGGCGTTAAAACCGTGCGGATTTGTTTGCAAGCGATGACGGTACTTTTAGCCACCGGAATTCAATTTAAAACCGACCGATTAGCTAATGCGGTGGCGGAAGATTTTTCTAATGCAACGGATGTGGCGGATTATTTAGCCAGTAAGGGGATTCCCTTCCGAGAAGCTTATAATTTAGTCGGGAAAGTCGTTAAAAGCAGTTTGGCAGCGGGTAAGTTATTGAAAGATTTAACCCTGACCGAATGGCAAGAATTACATCCAGCTTTTGAGGCCGATATCTACGACGCGATCGCTCCTCGTCAGGTGGTAGCGGCCCGTAATAGCTATGGTGGCACAGGTTTTGAAGAAGTGCGATCGGCTTTAATTCAAGCTAAAGCCATTCTCGATCATCGGAAATTTTGGGTCTGA